GCAGCATCCCGGCGGATGCGGCAAGGTCCGCATCAATGCTGACCTTCTAGAGACCTACGTGGCTGAGCACGTACTGGCCGAGTTGGCCAAGCCGGAGGTCAGTGCACTGATCGGGCAGGCACGCGACCAGTTGCTGGCCGAAGCCGCTGAACTGCGCAAGAAGGCGGCTGCCGCGCGGCGGCGGCAGAAGAAGCTGGGCGAGGAGTACGCGACCTCGTCGGGCATGTCGATGAAGGCATTCAAGGCGGCCGATAGGGAGCTTGCACAGCAGATCCGTGCGGACTCGGCGCAGGCCCGCTTCCTTGAACAGGCCAAGCACGTCCCGGTCGGGGCTGTGCCGGACCTGGTTCGGTGGTGGAAGCACGCACCGCTGGTCGCGAAGAGGGGGGTCTTGGTCCTCATGCTGGAGCAAGTGGCTGTGTACCCGGCCGCGTCCAGGGGCTCGCGCACGGTGGACGCGGACCGGGTAGCACTGCACTGGCGCCAGTGGGGTGACGTCGAGTATGGCGAAAAGGTGGACGAGAAGTCCGCCTAGCCTCTGCTGCCCACGCGCCTGCGGCTGGCGTCCGCTCTGACCGTGGCCAGGGAGAGGCCGATGGTCACGCATCCGATGGCCAATCCTGCCAACGCGGGGCTGATCGCGTTCTCTACGGACAACGGCCATGCGTGGCCGGCGTGGACGGCAATGAGGTAGCTGCTCCGGCTCATGGCGTAGGCGAGTCCGAACGCGCCGCCTGCCGCGCAGATGCTCAGGCCGAGGGCGGAGGCATGGCCGCGCAGCC
This genomic interval from Streptomyces sp. NBC_00557 contains the following:
- a CDS encoding recombinase family protein — translated: MPRLYGFDDMAYRRVRESEAEGIRAAASRRLLKQSYPAICEWMNAEGYRTTRGGLFKPDVLANILDHPAIAGLAEDENGELVETGGPAIIPPEDFVAIRAMRPSNNPDTKRAAQREYLISGPLGVCGLCATTLSASPSNSGTRGHRCAPSTAQHPGGCGKVRINADLLETYVAEHVLAELAKPEVSALIGQARDQLLAEAAELRKKAAAARRRQKKLGEEYATSSGMSMKAFKAADRELAQQIRADSAQARFLEQAKHVPVGAVPDLVRWWKHAPLVAKRGVLVLMLEQVAVYPAASRGSRTVDADRVALHWRQWGDVEYGEKVDEKSA